Within Acanthochromis polyacanthus isolate Apoly-LR-REF ecotype Palm Island chromosome 3, KAUST_Apoly_ChrSc, whole genome shotgun sequence, the genomic segment AGATGAAGGCTTTACATCTAATCCTCACAGCAGAAAGGAGTCTGTCTCCAGAGCTGATTCCACAACAGAGGAGCCTTAAAACTGAAagttctgcctcccattctgtgttttggaaactccagaaactgaAAGTAAGCCTGGAGTCTGAGAGCAAAGGTCTCTGTTGGGATAATGTGGCGCAATAAGGTCTTTAAGATACAATGGAGATTGATTGTTTGGGGCTTTGTGTGTGACGAGgtggattttaaattctattctgctGATGAACAGAAACTTATTcagctctgtctctgtcagAATTCTCACTGCAaggttttttttacacagttaTTGGACACCGTGATAATCAGGAATTACAATAATTCAGCCTATGAGGTACAGGATTATATGGTCCTAATACTGATAATGTTGTGCCGGTAGAATAACCTGGAGGCCTCATCAACATGCTTTGGTTGAAAACAGCTCCAAGCTATCACACACAGCCGAAGCATTTTCTGACACTCTGATGCCAAAACACTACAAATGACTGCTTTGTTGAGCTTAGAGGGGGGAAACTCATGATCACGGTGAGATAAAATTTGTATTGAGAACAGTTTCAATCATGCAAATCCAAATTCTGCAGCAATAAATCATAGTTTTGACTTATTAAGTTAGAAAATCCCCATAATAAAATACTCATTCACCATATTGATTTAGTAAATCAAAGGAGGCCTATAAATGGTTTCATTTACTCTGAGCATTTGTATATAATTCATagtagatgtttttttgttgttttgcttgatACCCAGTCTATAATTAATTTTCCCATTTCCACATTCTTGTGTTACAGTCCCTATCTTTTGCAAGTCTTGTTTGATGACACAAtagtaaatggtctgtatttatatagtgctttactatacctgcaatgTGCCCAAAGCGTTTTACATGatgcatcacattcacccattcacacacacacatacacacacaatgtACCTTTAACGAAGGTACATTGCGTCATGCTGTCTCATGCTGCGATTTGTCTTTAATTCTTTATCAAATGATGAGTAAGTATTGTAAATAAACTGTATTACAGAGCAGGTCAGCTCAGTTTGGCTGGCAGTCCAAATCCAAATGTTATCAAGTCATTGGTACAAAAGTTCaatcaatcagagtttatttctatagcacttttcatacaaaagtagcacaaagtTCAGTCATCAGTTCTTTTATAAACTGCTTGTGTCATCGTTACCAGCACTGGGATGtacacaaatgtaaatatatacagTGAGCTGTACTGCTGTGTTCTGGTAGCTGAAATCGGTTCCCGAAACTGTCACATCTGGGAATGATCCATATTTGAGTCACAGAGTTTCACAACAAGGTGAGTGGGACGATGTTTGTCTTTGAACCCCTTATCAAAGGCTGAACTGAGGACCTTGCTCAGATAAATATCCCACCGAGACGAGCAGCTCTTCACTCTACAAGACCAAACCGCAACCAGTGGCCACGGCAACATGGCTCCATCACTTctagcagcagcaggacttcTGTTacttttctccttctcttcagCAGTAAGTCACCACACTtagatttcaattttttttgctcttttcttaagttaaaaaatctaacattttgtctgtttgcgTGCAGCAAACCCGAGGAGACAGCGTGGCAACATGTAACCCCAATGATGGCTTTGTAAGTTTGCAGTTACAAATCTGAACATGACATGTTTTTGCACCTTTGCAGTTTTAAATGCCTTTTCCCTGTTCTGTGCACATCTAGGGAAGGTACTGCCCTACTACATGTGGAGTGGCTGATTACTTTCTGAGGTACATGCCAGGAGTGGACAGGGATTTGGTATATATGCAAAATCAGCTGGAAACTATTGCCAACTTGACTCAAGGTGCAGAAAGCACGATTACCGACATGAAAGATTCGGCTACTTCCGCTCAAAAATCAAGCCAGCCAGGTAAAACTAAATCACATTAACACCTATCTCTACACAGATGTACACATTTAAGTTCTCTGGAATATTCAAATGACTGAATAATCTAACCCATCAAGTTCGGCTGCCTTTTCATTTCAGACCAGTACTTCAGAAAGTCAACAAATATGCTGGATGATGTTTTACGATTTGAAAAGACCATCATTGCACAGGAACAGCAAATTTTGTAAGTTGTACCCAATTTgtgctttaaatgttttgctTGTAGTGTCACAGTTAACATCCAGCAGTGGAGAAAGCACCTTTATTTTGATCCACTGACACTGCATGGGTTTTACTTTCCTGTAGCTGTTACACGTGTTCATTTTTTGCAGATTCTTTCTGTTAACAACGTATGAATAGCTTGTACGTTATGGTGTGTTGTTACAAATGAAATGAGCTCTCCAGGTTTAAATGCTTCCTACCTTGAGTATGATTCTCTAGAAGAAGCCGTGGCATGCTTTAACTTCTCAGACTTTTAATAACAGGAATGCAAGGCTTTTATATGAACTGGAACTTTTCCCACAAAGCAGCTTTCATGCCACCTACGCCTTCAGGTCAATGCACTCCTACCTCCTCACCCACACGCTCACAATTGCCCTCAGAACATGGAGTGATTTGATCTGCCACCCACACACCTTTGCTCCTTAAACCATACACTTTACATAATCTATTATGTCTTTCTCTAGATTTTCTTATTGCTTTTTCGTATCTTTGCATTCTTGTGATCCAATATCCGCAATACCCAACCTGTGTAGTTTGTACAACTCATGTTTGCTCCCCTCCCTTCCAGTGAACTTCAGACCTTAATAGCATCCAATGAGCAAAGAATGGGTGTCCTGAAACAGCTGTCCattgagctgcagcagaaatgcagCGAGCCCTGCAAAGACACCGTTGAGATCCAAACCACCACAGGAACaggtaaaaaacacacaagacaaGGACCCACTGTGACCCTCAGGTCGTTCCCATTTCACCAGGAGTTTCTCAATCTTGTCTCGTTTGAACATCCCTTGTCCTTGTTCAGTGTTTAGTTAGGGACTAAAATCAATATTCTGCATCAGGCCAGAGTAAACATATTTATTCTAGATGGTGACCTACATTTTCTGAGGACATAGTTATGTAATAAGTGATTCAGACTGAATTCTAACATTATTCTGACTGTTTATGTCCGGATTTATCGTAAACAGCAAGTCAGTAACtccaaataaatgcttttttcctAATCAGACTGCCAGGACATTGCAAACAAAGGCGCCACCACCAGCGGTCTTTATTATGTGAGGCCAGTGAAGGCAACAGAGCAATTCCTGGTTTACTGTGAGATTGACAGCTTTGGACGTGGCTTCACAGTAATACAGAGGGTACGTATCACACTGAGAACATAAGAAAATGGCCCTTCTCCTGTGTATTATTTTGTAAGTGAAGTGGATAAACAGCTTGTAAGTTAGTCAGTTAGGGCTGGGTGAGGTACTGAACTTGTGTTCAGGTTTGGCCTTCTCTAGTGAGATTAGCATTTTGGTTGACTTGAAATGtctcaaaaaatatatactaaTGGCTTAAAATTAAAGACAATGTGGCAACTTCAAAATGTTATGCTTCTCTtactaaaacatttatttaaaagataactaataaataaatcatgctCATGCAGTCAGTTAATAAAGTGAAGATTGGAAAGCTAAGTTGCTTTTAAGTATTACGCTCCAGTCTTTCAGGATCTGGCAAACGTTTTGTCTGTGCAGAAACAAACCAAATGAATTCTGATCACTTCACAGAGACGTGACGGCAGCGTGGACTTCCACAAGGACTGGATCCAGTACAAGGAGGGCTTCGGTTATCTCTCCCCAGACGACACCACGGAGTTCTGGCTTGGCAACGAGAAGATCCACCTGCTGACCGGCTCCACCACCCTCCCAACTGTGCTGAGGATTGAACTCGTTGACTGGGACGGCAACAAGaggtacattttattttttatttattaatacaGGTAATCTCATTGAGACATGGGGTCTCATTCCCAAGAGACCTGTCCTCAAACAACATAACAAAACAGCATTATATACAGCATATATCCCCTTTGTGCTCCACAAGTCATATCCTTTACACAGGGTAAGCTGATGCGTTCCAGCCCCACAGTG encodes:
- the fgg gene encoding fibrinogen gamma chain: MAPSLLAAAGLLLLFSFSSAQTRGDSVATCNPNDGFGRYCPTTCGVADYFLRYMPGVDRDLVYMQNQLETIANLTQGAESTITDMKDSATSAQKSSQPDQYFRKSTNMLDDVLRFEKTIIAQEQQIFELQTLIASNEQRMGVLKQLSIELQQKCSEPCKDTVEIQTTTGTDCQDIANKGATTSGLYYVRPVKATEQFLVYCEIDSFGRGFTVIQRRRDGSVDFHKDWIQYKEGFGYLSPDDTTEFWLGNEKIHLLTGSTTLPTVLRIELVDWDGNKRYADYNMFRIGSEADMYRLTYGYYFGGDAGDAFDGFDFGDDPSDKFYTSHNGMQFSTFDKDNDKYDGNCALQDGSGWWMNRCHAAHLNGKYYQGGRYTEKDAGEFGYDNGIIWVTWHNRWYSLKETTMKLIPLSRITAGGGQQAGVKQFGGLGS